The Vallitalea okinawensis genome window below encodes:
- a CDS encoding M15 family metallopeptidase codes for MKNITFAVLFSSAMLTFTQVTTEEDIQQRNLSRIEYQSVEAKASNEDQLLKTTEEIKSLKQRIISDDIPEVLLISKTSPIQVDFTSNLVENDLPATKVISMNDQAQKALNQLFKDSTASNISDLIIASGYRDINYQRNLFNREMNLYTNTYSEEEAYEKASLAVAPPGTSEHQSGMAVDFLSTTTYRLDNSFAQTPAGTWLMDNAYKYGFILRYPEDKTEITNIMYEPWHYRYVGNVHSEYIYTHHMTLEEYLILLQDEKILYIKSENGQTNEVYYIDDIEEFDFNSSNIEEESIIGISRVNDKSYIVTIELAQS; via the coding sequence ATGAAAAACATTACATTTGCTGTATTATTTTCCTCTGCGATGCTTACTTTTACTCAAGTAACAACTGAAGAAGATATTCAACAGAGAAACTTATCTCGTATTGAATATCAGAGTGTAGAAGCAAAAGCATCTAATGAAGATCAATTATTAAAAACAACAGAAGAGATAAAATCATTAAAGCAGAGGATTATCAGCGATGATATACCAGAAGTACTGTTAATTAGTAAAACAAGTCCTATACAAGTTGATTTCACTAGCAACTTAGTTGAGAATGATTTGCCAGCAACCAAGGTAATATCCATGAATGATCAAGCACAAAAGGCATTAAATCAGTTATTTAAGGATAGTACCGCTAGTAATATCTCAGATCTTATAATTGCTAGTGGGTACCGAGACATAAATTATCAAAGGAACTTATTTAATAGAGAAATGAACCTTTATACCAATACATATAGTGAAGAGGAAGCATATGAGAAAGCTAGTTTAGCAGTTGCTCCACCAGGAACAAGTGAGCATCAATCTGGCATGGCTGTTGACTTTTTATCTACTACTACATACCGTTTAGATAATTCTTTTGCTCAAACACCAGCAGGAACGTGGTTAATGGACAATGCTTATAAATATGGTTTTATACTTAGATATCCTGAGGATAAGACAGAAATAACAAATATTATGTATGAACCTTGGCATTATCGCTATGTTGGTAACGTGCATTCAGAGTACATCTATACGCACCATATGACTTTAGAAGAGTATCTTATTCTATTGCAAGACGAAAAAATACTATATATCAAATCTGAAAATGGTCAGACCAATGAAGTATATTACATTGATGACATTGAAGAATTCGATTTCAATTCATCAAATATTGAAGAAGAAAGCATTATTGGTATTTCACGTGTTAATGATAAGAGTTACATCGTTACGATAGAACTAGCTCAATCATAA
- a CDS encoding GNAT family N-acetyltransferase, producing the protein MLVESKIIQGRNFSWTLRCPTKSDAYELSQLRVKIDEETDYLDREPGEGILSPEDFQSLIHEDTSTDNNLFLIAEVDNKIVGFTRCAGNTLHRFRHKAEFGICILREYWGNGIGRELLSNLLKWTDHAGIEKITLTVVEDNTKAIQLYKQYGFVEEGLLIKDRKHSDGHYYNTVVMGRISSQ; encoded by the coding sequence ATGCTTGTTGAATCTAAAATTATTCAAGGAAGAAATTTTTCATGGACACTGAGATGTCCTACAAAATCTGATGCATATGAACTATCACAACTGAGAGTTAAAATCGATGAAGAAACTGATTACCTCGACCGTGAGCCTGGTGAAGGGATTTTATCACCAGAAGATTTTCAGTCCCTAATTCATGAAGATACTTCAACTGATAACAATTTATTTTTAATCGCAGAAGTTGATAATAAGATTGTAGGTTTCACACGATGCGCAGGCAACACATTACATAGGTTTAGACATAAAGCAGAATTTGGTATATGTATCCTAAGGGAATATTGGGGAAACGGAATTGGACGTGAATTACTCTCTAATCTTCTAAAATGGACTGATCATGCAGGTATTGAGAAAATTACCTTAACCGTAGTAGAAGATAATACTAAGGCCATTCAATTATATAAACAGTATGGGTTTGTTGAAGAAGGATTATTAATAAAAGATCGGAAGCATAGTGATGGGCACTATTATAATACTGTTGTTATGGGGAGAATTTCATCACAGTAG
- a CDS encoding tautomerase family protein, with product MPHALIKLWTGRSEEQKKLLALRISQVIAETANVEEECISIAIQDIEKDVWYEQVYSKDIIEYQDILYKKPGYGPLSDI from the coding sequence ATGCCACATGCATTAATTAAACTATGGACAGGTAGATCAGAAGAACAGAAAAAGTTACTTGCTCTAAGAATTTCTCAAGTTATAGCTGAAACTGCTAATGTTGAAGAAGAATGTATTTCAATCGCTATTCAAGATATAGAAAAAGATGTCTGGTACGAGCAGGTTTATTCAAAAGATATCATTGAATACCAAGATATACTCTATAAAAAACCCGGTTATGGACCTTTATCTGACATATAA
- a CDS encoding MFS transporter, with product MRKFKYYKGGNKVNNKHLKKNIVIYYLYLGFGVRLIAPIVVLFLLDKGISFTQIMMLQSINAVSIVLLEVPTGAIADLVGRKFSLMISSIMLIIGLIIYVVTRNFYLFILAEIMFGLGLSFKSGADSALLYDTLKELKREEEFSSIQGKALFYALLLQSVGSIIIGYLYNINVNLPYIVSIGLLTISGVFTIFFTETHAQIGEEKSNYYKHVKSSAAYVMKHHKIRAIIMYSVFIYIIWRIGFWYYQPYMKAVYIDAKYFGILFSIFNLAAAIGSRNANVIMKRLKNKSLLFLASLFISSFLMMGMTRLYIGAFFILFQEFARGIRRPLLLKYVNDNIPTDKRATIISFKSLCENLTVAVLYPLIGVLMDQIDIVNLHLYTGIIALVGTIGLYKYLLKELQSSKSNNNNASYLEL from the coding sequence GTGCGGAAATTTAAATACTATAAAGGAGGAAATAAGGTAAATAATAAACATTTAAAAAAGAATATTGTTATCTATTATCTATACTTAGGGTTTGGGGTTCGACTCATTGCTCCGATCGTAGTCTTATTTTTGTTGGATAAAGGAATAAGTTTTACACAGATAATGATGCTCCAGTCCATCAATGCTGTAAGTATCGTTTTACTTGAGGTACCAACTGGAGCTATAGCAGATTTAGTAGGTAGGAAATTCAGCCTAATGATATCTAGTATAATGTTGATTATTGGTTTAATAATCTATGTAGTCACAAGAAATTTCTATCTATTCATTCTTGCAGAAATTATGTTTGGACTGGGATTGAGTTTTAAGTCGGGAGCTGATAGTGCACTCTTATACGATACACTGAAGGAGCTAAAACGAGAGGAGGAATTTTCTTCAATACAGGGGAAAGCTCTGTTTTATGCTCTATTATTACAGTCAGTTGGATCTATCATAATAGGATATCTATACAATATAAACGTAAACTTGCCCTATATTGTTTCAATAGGTTTGCTAACTATCTCTGGAGTGTTCACTATTTTTTTTACAGAGACTCATGCACAAATAGGGGAAGAGAAGTCAAATTACTATAAACATGTAAAATCTAGTGCTGCCTATGTAATGAAACATCATAAGATTAGAGCTATCATTATGTATTCAGTATTCATTTATATTATATGGCGAATTGGATTTTGGTATTATCAGCCCTATATGAAAGCAGTTTATATTGATGCTAAATATTTCGGTATATTATTTTCTATTTTTAATCTAGCTGCAGCTATCGGCTCAAGAAATGCAAATGTCATTATGAAGAGACTGAAAAATAAATCGCTATTATTTTTAGCTTCATTATTCATAAGTTCATTTTTGATGATGGGAATGACAAGACTATATATAGGCGCATTCTTTATTCTATTTCAGGAATTCGCTAGAGGAATTAGAAGACCGTTACTCTTAAAGTATGTAAATGATAATATTCCTACAGATAAAAGGGCTACGATAATTTCTTTTAAAAGTCTTTGCGAGAATCTTACAGTTGCAGTATTGTATCCGTTAATAGGAGTACTAATGGATCAAATAGATATTGTAAATCTACATCTGTATACTGGTATTATAGCCTTAGTTGGAACCATAGGCTTATATAAGTATTTGCTTAAAGAGTTGCAAAGTAGCAAATCCAACAATAATAATGCATCATACTTAGAACTTTAG
- a CDS encoding HXXEE domain-containing protein → MWKQVYKTLHYHRLIIITLVTYLTIHLIEEALLGFPAWALTRWGIPGYTTFKWLIHNVYFAGFLIIGYFIYRINKEKYLVFGLGIVVWGLLNALNHIIFTVIFLEYSPGLLTGLLFLAYTIMTIFKLKEQDKLSFKIISLSIFIGVIYWVLPIVSFIEIDKLMGL, encoded by the coding sequence ATGTGGAAACAAGTTTATAAGACCTTACACTATCATCGCCTTATAATTATTACTTTGGTTACATACTTAACAATTCACCTAATCGAAGAAGCTCTTTTAGGATTTCCTGCTTGGGCATTAACACGATGGGGTATTCCAGGTTATACGACTTTTAAATGGTTAATACATAACGTTTATTTTGCCGGCTTCTTAATTATAGGTTATTTCATTTATAGAATTAATAAAGAAAAATATCTCGTGTTCGGGTTAGGTATTGTTGTATGGGGCTTATTGAACGCATTAAATCATATTATTTTTACAGTTATTTTTTTGGAATATAGTCCTGGACTTCTTACAGGATTACTATTTTTAGCTTATACAATTATGACAATTTTTAAATTAAAAGAGCAGGATAAATTATCGTTTAAGATAATATCTTTATCTATTTTTATTGGGGTAATTTATTGGGTGCTGCCGATCGTTAGTTTTATAGAAATAGATAAATTAATGGGTCTATAA
- a CDS encoding TIGR04076 family protein, whose protein sequence is MKVKLTVLESTCRGGYHKEGDTYIVEDICPPICHELWQCIYPSVYTLINNGDLDFGTRKAKKFQCKCPDNGRVLIEGKVVD, encoded by the coding sequence ATGAAAGTTAAATTAACTGTCTTAGAAAGCACATGTCGAGGAGGCTATCATAAAGAAGGTGATACTTACATAGTTGAGGATATTTGTCCTCCTATATGCCACGAATTATGGCAATGTATATACCCTAGTGTTTACACGTTAATAAATAATGGTGATTTAGACTTTGGAACCAGAAAAGCCAAAAAATTTCAATGCAAATGTCCAGACAATGGAAGAGTATTAATTGAGGGGAAAGTGGTTGACTAA
- a CDS encoding FusB/FusC family EF-G-binding protein, with protein sequence MDAFIKKHEYNYIKQCLTDLNNTLRGCVDINIIDATNAYLQDKILNLFSDLSWEQKELLDISTIKEQLQIDNYLANLDEYVYGMPNITAAEVKRLFKKEKKIRIPNINTQGTKSVYLGWIDEAIRKLFVVYNMNGKLIGMACRMPKHSSNNIHICILCYHTGSSSEVAFVSHICKSANSKKGTYRSIGFDICLDSTKCNQRISAVDKLEEILKDVNSIK encoded by the coding sequence ATGGATGCATTTATAAAAAAACATGAGTACAATTATATTAAACAATGTTTAACGGATTTAAATAATACTCTTAGAGGCTGTGTAGATATAAATATTATTGATGCAACGAATGCATATTTGCAAGATAAGATATTAAATCTTTTTTCGGATTTATCATGGGAGCAAAAAGAATTACTTGATATAAGTACAATTAAGGAGCAGTTGCAAATTGATAACTACTTAGCTAATTTGGATGAATATGTATATGGGATGCCAAACATAACAGCCGCAGAAGTAAAGAGACTATTTAAAAAAGAAAAGAAAATTAGAATACCAAATATTAATACACAGGGTACAAAGAGTGTGTATTTAGGTTGGATCGATGAAGCCATTAGAAAATTATTTGTTGTCTACAATATGAACGGTAAACTCATAGGAATGGCATGTAGGATGCCGAAGCATAGTTCAAATAATATTCATATATGTATACTATGCTATCATACAGGTAGTAGTAGTGAAGTAGCCTTCGTTTCACATATCTGTAAATCAGCTAATTCTAAAAAAGGTACCTATAGGTCAATAGGTTTTGATATATGTCTAGATAGCACCAAGTGCAACCAGCGAATTTCAGCTGTTGATAAGCTTGAGGAAATTTTAAAGGATGTTAACAGTATAAAGTAA
- a CDS encoding CD3324 family protein yields the protein MKYVKALEVLPEEIIKIIQEYVDGKYLYVPRKHENHKSWGEKSGIKSSLQVRNNEIYEKYNQGTTIKELTQEYYLSEKSIRRIIGQKKRLCS from the coding sequence ATGAAATATGTAAAAGCACTAGAAGTGTTACCTGAGGAAATAATTAAAATAATACAAGAATATGTAGATGGAAAATATCTTTATGTACCCAGAAAACATGAAAATCATAAATCATGGGGAGAAAAGAGTGGTATAAAGAGTAGCCTTCAAGTCAGAAATAATGAAATTTACGAAAAATATAATCAAGGTACTACGATTAAAGAACTAACACAAGAGTACTATTTATCAGAAAAGAGCATAAGAAGAATAATTGGTCAAAAGAAACGTCTATGCTCATAA
- a CDS encoding GyrI-like domain-containing protein, translated as MNFQIKLFPQDRVYIGLKYDNENNSSYTDIHTFWQHFTEKLYSSEFTDRLIENHEAIGYREYLNESDKRESYQYYAACEIEYCDEINDFHKIIIPKGEYILFKVNYKNKDREIREIIKEYLPRISREYKLNEKFDLEYYTEEFNYQDNNTYLYLAFQILGHH; from the coding sequence ATGAATTTTCAGATTAAATTGTTTCCTCAAGACAGAGTTTATATTGGTTTGAAATATGATAATGAGAATAATAGTAGTTATACCGATATACATACATTTTGGCAACATTTCACTGAAAAGTTATATAGCAGTGAGTTTACTGATAGATTAATTGAAAATCACGAAGCTATAGGATATAGGGAATATTTGAATGAGAGTGACAAGAGAGAATCTTATCAATACTATGCTGCTTGCGAAATAGAGTATTGTGATGAGATAAATGATTTTCATAAGATTATAATACCTAAAGGCGAGTATATTCTTTTTAAAGTGAATTATAAAAATAAGGATAGAGAGATTCGAGAAATTATTAAGGAGTATTTACCTAGGATTTCTCGTGAGTATAAACTAAATGAAAAGTTTGACTTAGAATATTACACAGAAGAATTTAATTATCAGGATAATAATACTTACCTATACTTAGCCTTTCAAATACTGGGTCACCACTAG
- a CDS encoding HAD family hydrolase, with protein sequence MDKRFKLVCFDMDGTLIRETNSVKYLCQLSGNKSEVDKIEEQEDRHEIDWIEADYIKAQLFQNLSIHEVNKNFESTVKLIDGIAEVVSELNKHDIKSIIVTAGPVQVADVLGQKFLFSKVYGSTYEVCDEKFTGKIENHLGDNGKLECLISYCKANDIDLNECIAIGDSTSDIKVFEKCKKAIAINYSDSLIGKADVYLNTDSLIDVLEHIV encoded by the coding sequence ATGGATAAAAGGTTTAAATTAGTATGTTTTGATATGGATGGTACTTTAATAAGAGAAACGAATTCGGTTAAGTACTTATGTCAACTTAGTGGTAATAAAAGTGAAGTAGACAAGATTGAAGAACAAGAAGATAGACATGAGATTGACTGGATTGAAGCTGATTATATAAAAGCACAATTATTTCAAAATTTATCAATCCATGAAGTAAATAAGAACTTTGAGTCAACTGTAAAGTTGATTGATGGAATTGCAGAGGTGGTGTCTGAACTGAACAAGCATGATATAAAATCTATTATTGTCACAGCTGGACCAGTTCAAGTAGCTGATGTTTTAGGGCAGAAATTCCTGTTTTCAAAAGTATATGGAAGTACATATGAAGTGTGTGATGAAAAGTTCACAGGAAAAATTGAAAATCATTTGGGAGACAACGGTAAGTTAGAATGTTTAATATCTTATTGTAAAGCAAATGATATAGATCTAAACGAATGTATTGCAATAGGTGATAGCACATCTGATATAAAAGTATTTGAGAAATGTAAGAAAGCTATTGCAATAAATTATTCGGATTCACTTATAGGAAAAGCTGATGTTTATCTAAACACAGATAGTTTAATAGATGTACTAGAGCATATAGTCTAA
- a CDS encoding DUF3795 domain-containing protein produces MVYIKEYNGFIPPCGIYCGGCPNYLREKNPCLGAEEHCKNRKCKGIYVCCKEKKGYDYCFECKTFPCSRFKKFSESWRKLGQNLILNQNQLKELGEKNWLDKWNHE; encoded by the coding sequence ATGGTTTATATCAAAGAATATAATGGTTTCATACCTCCGTGTGGCATTTACTGTGGAGGGTGCCCAAACTATTTAAGAGAAAAAAATCCTTGTTTAGGAGCAGAAGAACATTGTAAGAATAGAAAGTGCAAAGGGATTTATGTATGTTGTAAGGAAAAAAAAGGTTATGATTATTGTTTTGAGTGCAAGACATTTCCATGTAGTAGATTTAAAAAGTTTTCAGAAAGCTGGAGGAAACTTGGACAAAATTTAATTTTGAATCAAAATCAGTTGAAAGAATTAGGAGAAAAAAATTGGTTGGATAAGTGGAACCATGAATAA
- a CDS encoding hydrolase, translating to MSEVNNLPFIDPENAETGCCPKFSPEPWDEKTIVLNNMLFAKASTKSLFYMPLNLGKVFANVQKAIDKSNANIDCGYLTLSQDVSKWKADHYFRVSKEVPELEMVRISGTFITKVFNADFKQFPELIKKLETSIQSKGHKMKEFFVFYTTCPKCSKHYGHNYMVFFGRI from the coding sequence ATGAGTGAAGTCAATAATCTACCCTTTATCGACCCCGAGAATGCTGAAACAGGATGCTGCCCTAAGTTTTCACCTGAACCATGGGATGAAAAAACTATCGTATTAAACAACATGCTATTTGCCAAAGCATCCACAAAAAGCCTTTTTTACATGCCTCTTAATTTGGGGAAAGTTTTTGCTAATGTTCAAAAAGCTATAGACAAATCCAATGCGAATATTGATTGTGGTTACCTGACATTATCTCAAGATGTTTCCAAATGGAAAGCAGACCATTATTTTCGTGTATCCAAAGAAGTCCCTGAACTAGAAATGGTACGTATATCAGGAACATTTATAACAAAGGTATTCAATGCTGATTTTAAGCAATTTCCTGAACTAATCAAAAAATTAGAAACCTCTATTCAATCCAAAGGACATAAAATGAAAGAATTCTTCGTCTTTTATACCACTTGTCCAAAGTGCTCTAAGCATTATGGTCACAATTATATGGTATTCTTCGGAAGAATTTAA
- a CDS encoding GNAT family N-acetyltransferase, translating into MKNIEKWEEGKEQYELDDGFILIRANEADYGIHYAIYGDMDDELTYSWNKLSHDTDGDDFNRFWIFKDNKKVGGVVIQPNFLAYLFVVSPYSVDKFSVISELNNALLHWSDKNKKIVLYTIPPRDVDSYNRLGYRRNFARRMMIRPTEIFDDIKWREDLVIKIPTIEDAIEIGKVLHESYKGGIHYEEFSNNTQDEEVEYSKMFLERYISTNSIQASTLVYGRNTNELIGVCLAGKNEEDDNEFSMINQIGVTPGFRGDCIAKNMIKRALTVLKDISPAVKLDVTVGNAAEGLYYKMGFLPGVQSISMYKKFE; encoded by the coding sequence ATGAAAAATATTGAGAAGTGGGAAGAGGGAAAAGAGCAATATGAGTTAGATGATGGATTTATTCTTATAAGAGCTAATGAAGCTGACTATGGAATACATTATGCCATATATGGAGATATGGATGATGAACTTACATATAGTTGGAACAAGCTGTCTCATGATACAGATGGGGATGATTTCAATAGATTTTGGATTTTTAAGGATAATAAAAAAGTTGGTGGTGTAGTAATACAGCCTAATTTTTTGGCGTATTTATTTGTAGTATCACCCTATTCAGTAGACAAGTTTTCTGTAATTAGTGAACTAAACAATGCATTATTACACTGGTCAGATAAGAATAAGAAAATCGTTTTATATACAATACCTCCAAGAGATGTTGATTCTTACAATAGGCTTGGATATAGGAGAAATTTTGCTAGAAGAATGATGATTCGTCCAACGGAGATATTTGATGATATAAAGTGGAGGGAAGATTTAGTTATTAAAATACCTACAATTGAGGATGCTATTGAGATCGGAAAAGTGTTACATGAATCATATAAAGGCGGCATCCATTATGAAGAATTTTCAAACAACACTCAAGATGAAGAAGTTGAATACTCTAAGATGTTTTTAGAAAGGTACATTTCCACGAATAGTATACAGGCTTCTACTTTAGTTTATGGAAGAAATACTAATGAATTAATAGGGGTTTGTTTAGCAGGGAAAAATGAGGAAGATGACAATGAGTTCTCTATGATTAACCAAATAGGAGTAACACCGGGTTTCAGAGGAGATTGTATTGCTAAGAACATGATAAAGAGAGCATTAACTGTTTTAAAAGACATATCACCAGCAGTAAAGTTAGATGTGACAGTTGGTAATGCTGCGGAGGGTTTATATTATAAAATGGGATTTTTACCTGGGGTACAAAGCATTTCGATGTATAAGAAATTTGAGTAA
- a CDS encoding HD domain-containing phosphohydrolase, whose protein sequence is MNRIKFVLLIFLPLIFIISFMYISITEEMNRENTVHLIPLQPPIEKRTILVIHSYDEGFAWTAGLQESITKVTQESDTHEYQIETEYLDTKQFHTEEYMDILVQELTYKYQDTPMDGIIVTDDIGFELVMELNEDVFKDIPIVAIGINKVYSEAQIEDGISIIPEVIPYIDNLEQAIALQPNAENVHLIIDSTPTGQYNKHQMLEAYKTYEDRYNFYYYDNASLDEVEVVLKNSDPDDDIILYIIFAVDSQEVRFNPTKTLSSLASISNAPIYAIYEYQFVSNVLGGYMSSTYSFALEAINALQGYWQCKKVPKILHDYDNVFNYVYDYPVFERYKLDKNNLPNDAILLNEPPDYFLENRDLVRNFLMTVLTFSFVVIYLLFIYRRQLNMDRQRKELLEMSDELLDTQKEIIYRLGSIIEQRSSATSAHVKRVAEISYLLAVRAGVGEQDAKNLKVASALHDLGKIGIPESILSKPGTLTQEEFTVVKTHTQIGYDLLKDSKRELFKMIASIALQHHERWDGRGYPNGLQGEAIDLPSRIVAIADVFDALCSKRVYKEAWDIDEVLEYLEEQKGKQFDPYLIRIFLDYRQEFIDIRYSYDEDL, encoded by the coding sequence ATGAATAGGATAAAATTTGTATTACTGATCTTTTTACCTCTCATATTTATCATATCCTTTATGTACATATCAATTACAGAAGAGATGAATAGAGAAAACACCGTACATTTAATACCTCTACAACCACCTATAGAAAAAAGGACTATACTAGTTATCCATTCTTATGATGAGGGTTTTGCATGGACAGCAGGTTTACAGGAAAGCATTACTAAGGTAACACAAGAATCTGATACTCATGAATATCAAATAGAGACAGAATACCTTGATACCAAGCAGTTTCATACTGAGGAATACATGGACATACTGGTTCAAGAACTTACATATAAGTATCAAGATACACCTATGGATGGTATCATTGTTACAGATGATATAGGATTTGAGCTTGTCATGGAGCTCAATGAAGATGTCTTTAAAGATATTCCCATTGTAGCAATAGGAATTAATAAGGTGTATAGTGAAGCGCAAATAGAAGATGGCATTAGCATTATACCGGAAGTCATTCCATACATAGATAATTTAGAACAGGCTATAGCTTTACAACCTAATGCAGAGAATGTACATCTTATAATCGATAGTACACCAACAGGACAATATAATAAACACCAAATGTTAGAGGCTTACAAGACCTATGAGGATCGATACAACTTCTACTATTACGATAATGCTTCTTTAGATGAAGTGGAGGTAGTGCTGAAAAACAGTGATCCGGATGACGACATCATTCTATACATCATTTTTGCTGTGGATAGTCAAGAAGTACGTTTTAACCCTACTAAAACGCTTTCCAGTCTTGCTAGTATTTCAAATGCTCCAATCTATGCTATTTATGAATATCAATTTGTGAGCAATGTGTTAGGGGGCTATATGTCATCAACCTATAGTTTCGCCCTGGAAGCCATCAATGCGTTACAAGGTTATTGGCAATGTAAAAAGGTTCCTAAAATACTACATGATTATGATAATGTATTTAATTATGTATACGATTATCCCGTTTTTGAACGGTATAAATTGGATAAAAATAATTTACCTAATGACGCCATATTGCTGAATGAACCACCTGATTACTTTTTAGAGAATAGAGATTTAGTTAGAAATTTTTTGATGACTGTCTTAACTTTTTCCTTTGTCGTTATTTATCTATTATTTATCTATAGAAGACAACTTAACATGGACAGGCAACGAAAAGAGCTCTTAGAAATGTCCGATGAATTATTAGACACTCAAAAAGAGATCATTTATCGATTGGGGAGTATAATAGAGCAAAGGTCTTCTGCTACATCAGCTCATGTTAAAAGAGTTGCAGAAATATCATATCTCTTAGCAGTTAGAGCAGGAGTTGGCGAACAAGATGCAAAGAATCTTAAAGTAGCTTCTGCCCTACATGATTTGGGTAAGATTGGTATACCCGAATCAATTCTTAGTAAACCAGGTACTTTGACACAAGAAGAGTTTACTGTAGTTAAAACGCATACTCAGATTGGTTATGACTTATTAAAGGATTCTAAGAGAGAGCTGTTTAAAATGATAGCTAGCATAGCGCTTCAACATCATGAGCGATGGGATGGTAGGGGTTACCCCAATGGATTACAAGGTGAAGCTATAGATCTTCCATCTCGAATAGTAGCTATAGCAGACGTTTTTGATGCACTTTGCAGTAAAAGGGTCTATAAAGAGGCATGGGATATTGATGAAGTTCTTGAATACTTAGAAGAACAAAAAGGGAAACAGTTCGATCCATATTTAATAAGAATATTTCTCGACTATCGTCAAGAGTTTATTGATATCCGTTATAGTTATGATGAAGATTTATAA